The Notolabrus celidotus isolate fNotCel1 chromosome 6, fNotCel1.pri, whole genome shotgun sequence nucleotide sequence CTTTAGACCCCCTAGGAGAAGGTAAGTACCAAAACAATGAAAGGCTGGCTGATTGACTGATAattgtctgcttttaatgctgCTCTTATGATGGGAGTCCTTCTCACAGTAGAATGGATGAACATTAACATGACTGAGTACCAACCACTGATTCTAAGTTGATTTCTGCTTGTTTGATTATTCATAGGGAAATTTAAGGATAAGGCTGTGTCTCTGAATAATGTGGCTAGACggacagaagagagaaaaactcAGGACAAAAGTGAAGGTAAATTTGAAGGATGTGATGGTCATCCACTGATCAGGGAGCTTTAATAGAGCTTTCATAGTCTGCCCATGAACAGATTGTGAAAGCTGAAGTGCTGCTCTATGCGGCAAAGCTCTCAATCACatcaaatatgaaatatttaatcaaGTGAACCAAATTAGTCAATCTCTTGAAGCAGGAAGAGTAGGTGTCCATGCTATGCCTTTCATTATGGTGATACAAGCTTATAACTTATATTACAACCACCGAGCCCCTGAAGCCTAATTAAATGATAACCCTGTTGCTCCAAAGTCGAGTATCTTGTGCCCACCTGCTAATTAGTTAATGTGCACAGCAGGTTATCTTGTGGGGACATAAGTTGTTTGCTAGTGCACACAATTGAGTAACAGTGGTAATAATTCCACTTGCCATTATTTgccattaaatgtaattattttacaGTAATTAGAGTTTTTGATCATGTAAATACTTTTTGTAATGTATTCTTATGAGCGTAGAAGTGGAACTGATAACTACAAATAGGCTACCATTGTAAAGATATGGGattgcttaaccctcctgtcatgttcctttctctgaaacagcaataaagttcctgggtcaatttgaccctgggcatattcaattatccaaaagtgttgTAACCCCAAacaaatcccaatacacatttttttaatctaatttttaactccattactaaccatttaaatcaagatgtagtccattggtgttctttcaCAGATCATTgatcaatgaggataactcactcgtttttcattaaaattaatgttaaagctttttttaatgtacattggaaagccctaaataaaaatacaatagttttacatgacaaagatttttgtttatttcattttgcatttgattttttttttttttaagaagtgattttgataaattaacacaagtcacctcttctgtcacatgcagcccatattttttatgctgcatttagctgcttttgaagacatatattgcctaaaatagactttaaaaagggtcaatttgacccgcaacataacaggagagttaagTGTAACTGCGGCTCTGGCTCACACTAGCTGGCTACTTTACTAGCTATATCATTCATCTTCGGGGTGCAGTCCAGTTAAATAAATTACTGCTTTGTGTTCAAGTATTTTCTCagaactactactactactttaaATGTGGCTGTGAGAGACCAAAATGGgcacctgttttgttttttttaccagaatGAATGGCATGTTTGAGCCAAaagtgaagagttaatttgcaaaaacagttaactcactattaaaaaatttaaaaaatgtttcaaaaaacacattttttctattactagcttttggtattatcaatGAACTGagggttgggtggctttgactaagtcaaaatgactttactaatcagaggtatcttgaaaatgtaactttattaggaatctataccAAAAaagaatatgttttttgaaaatttataaaaacggAGTTATGTGTTTTTGCAAACGAACTCTTCATTTCTGCCTTGTTCATCACACATATAGACTGTACACTAGCGCTTATGCTTCCCAAAACAACTTATTCCAAAAGTTTCAAAAAACGCAAGAAAAATACGAGGACTTCAGGGCCTCCAACAAAATGGTAAAAGTCACTTTATGCTGTACTGGAGGTTTGTGACCTGTGTTAAAGTATAAGGTGTACAGAGTAGTAGTGGATACAGAAGAACACACTGAACAGTTCCAGCACACGGTTTCAAATAATGTATCGAGGGGAGTAGTGTACAGATATTATTCAAGATGGTCTATAAAAATGTGCGACATTTCTCCTTATTGTTATTACTGTAGTCTGATGCATGAATTTGGAATTATTAGTTATACATCTGGCATTGCAGTTGCTGCAGTTAGTAGATAAATATTGAGGAAAATGTAACACTCTTAGATTCCTTTCATAGATGCAGGGGGGAAAAGCGAGCAGACCAAAGAGCCAGAGGCCACCCCGGCTACAcaagcagagaaagagaaacagccAGAGGACAAGAAGGTACTCTCCAACCACATCGTTGTGGTTATCAGAAAGCCCAGGAGTCAGTCTTTGATACCTGTCTATGTAAGAGTCCATGAACAGAGACACATTCTCAGACTAATGTCCTCTTCTGTGTTGCTTTGCTTTTTCTGCCTCTACTGTCATCAATGTTGGTATCTTCAGGAGGATGTaccaggaggagaaggagaggatgaCAAAGGAGGCTCAGAGGACtctgatagtgatgatgatgatgacagtgaTGAAGACAGTGATGAGTCcagtgaggatgaggaagaagaggatgagaaagaggaggaaccTCTGTCTTTAGCCTGGCCTGACACACTACCTAAACAAGCCACCTACCTCTTCCTGCTGCCCATCATCTTCCCTCTGTGGCTCACAGTTCCTGATGTCCGCAACCAGGTGGAGAACCAGACACATCTCTGTGACCAGCTGTGGTGTCTTATAGGGCCTAGATAGTGTGTTTTCGATTAAATGACTCTCACTTTGTCAAACAGAAATCCAGAAAGTTCTTCGCAGTCACTTTCCTTGGCTCTATCCTGTGGATTGCTGTCTTCTCCTACCTCATGGTGTGGTGGGCCCATCAGGTCGGTTTAAGGATCACAGGAGATGGAATTTGAAATGCTTTTCTTTAAATCCTGTTTGGgttttttaaacaataaaaagaatgtGTCCTGAATTAGTCAGGCTAAGAAAACTTTCCATTTTTGTATTCGCTTCCTAATCTAAGCTGTGATTTTCCTTTGTAGGTTGGTGAGACCATCGGCATCTCTGAGGAGATTATGGGCCTGACGATTCTGGCTGCTGGGACATCCATACCTGACCTCATTACCAGTGTAATTGTGGCACGTAAAGGCCTTGGGGACATGGCAGTGTCCAGCTCTGTGGGCAGTAACATATTTGACATCACTGTAGGGTGAGTTTGATGCTTCAAGATAAGAAAAGAAATGCTGAACAAATGCTTAGTTTGTAGATTTCTCTGTGGTTCAGTTTGTCTAGTCCTTGCTGTGTCCCTTTGTTTTAACAGTCTTCCAGTCCCATGGCTCCTGTACTCGGTCTTCCACGGTTTTGCTCCAGTGGCAGTGAGCAGCAACGGACTCTTCTGTGCCATCGTGCTTCTCTTCATCATGCTCCTCATTGTCATCATCTCCATCGCATCCTGCAAGTGGAGCATGAATAAGACTCTGGGTTCCACTATGTTCCTGCTATACTTTATCTTCCTGGTGCTCAGTGTGATGCTGGAGGATCGCATCATTGTCTGCCCCGTGTCCATCTGATCGTGTGAGCAGAGGACTTCTTGTTACTTTGACCTGAAGCAGAGGTGATGACCCTGGTCAAAGCAGCTATAGTTGCTCTTTATTTCTGTCAGTGGAAGAACTACTTTTAGCAAAAATCACagcttttacatatttttttttagatcacaCCCAATGATGCAAAACCTCTCTCAAAAAAGTGTAATAACATGAACACCAACAGTGATGCAAACATATTTTACActgtttacaaaacaaaaaggcatTAGAAATCTAGGATGTGTAGAATTTTATAGGAATTATGAAATTCATAAATGGGAATTTTGTATAATAcactagaccaggggttcccaaagtgtgggtcccgaccccctggggggtcgtgagacacaaatggggggttgtgagatgtcttcaataatgtttatttttttaaagttatctaaaaatagtaaattttacccatctTAGTAaagaatatcgacaaaaatagtagctaaacttgaaataaaaccttgaaaatagaaaatgtgatgagtttttttttgcctttctttttgcaagctgactcctaagtttagggttagtgaacagttaattatcaaaagcatcagtagcagcaggtgaattcataaaggcacaggaaacacagccacatgctcatataagtAGGGtggttttctgcagaccagttaaatgaagccacattaaatcactttgatggACAGGGGGTCGCAAGTCCTTGGCATCTATATATTGGGGgccacgggctgaaaagtttgggagcccctgcACTAGACTACAATGGCACAAAGAACtgatttattataattacaGGGAACTTACGCTTCATTCGAACCCATTACAGTTTTGTAAAAAATATCATAGCAGCAAAAGCACTCAGCTTGAAGAAAATGTGAAGTGACTTCAAtagaataaatgtgtttattcataaataaaagcaaaccaTGGACTCAGGAGGAAATcaggaattatttttttatatataaaaatcaTACAAATAAGTTTCTGTGTTACAAATGATAAATAACACATCATAAACATTGTTAGAGTTGACACATTGAGTAAATAACAGGTAGACATCAAGTGATGTTTTGGTCATcagtgctttttttaaaaaacaatccacaAGGTGAATAAAATGCAGATGTACATGCTGTGAGTCTGGAGTTTAGTCCAGCCTTGTTTTTTCCCCCCAGCTTCCTATCAACACGAGTCACTGAGGAACTCCAGAAATAATCTGTGGAGCTTCATCACATGAGGCAGCTTTCTGTCAGTTAATAGTGAAAGACAATCTTAACAAAGTGAACCATCACGATCAGTTTTTGGAAGTGGTTTTGAATTAGGGCAGGTTGGAGCCGTTTTACTAACTTAACACCTTTGACAGTGATTTTAATTCAGTGCAGTCCCATTTCAAACTTGTTCtttttctgctctgtgtcaCATTTAACAGTTCACTGTTGTCCAAATGTCTAAAGCCGACATCTACACAATAAAGTGAGATTAAAGGAATTATACAAAAACAGTAGAGTCAAATACCCTGTACATTATTAATCTCCATAACTGTGTCAATAAAttcatttctgtatttaaaatgtgttaatctaacaaaaagttattttttgttttgtgtttattgatCTATCATTAATTTGATTGTACTGTTCTTAAGGAAATCCATCCTTAGTGGTCCCATATAACACATATGTAATTCActcctacatttaaaaaaacaggcatTGTTAAAATAATGGAAATATATATCACAAGAGTAGTATTCCCTTTGAGTTCTTTAGGTAATTTCAtacaaaaaaaggtaaatgtaaatttgtgcaAATTAGATTAATTGAGTACTCATgttaatttggaaaaaaaatgttatgtttACAATTTTTTTGATCCAGTTTAGTGTATTCCAGCATATCTGAATTATGCAGCCAGGTGCATAGGGTTCAGATGAGGAGGAATGTCCTTGCTTTCCTTCACTGCATGTAATGGAAATATTAGACAGGACAGTTAGTCCTGCAGCTGTCAAATAAAAAGTCACTTAAGTATAGCCTGCTAGGCTACAGCATTATGTCAATGAGGGTGAATGGCAGGAACTCATCCTGCCAAAGTGCTTTGTAAAAACATGAGGCTCTAAAAGCTAGTACttgtcttacacacacacacacacacacacacacacacacacacacacacacacacacacacacacacacacacacacacacacacacgctcaacAACAGTCTTAATAAGGTCACCAGGACCACTTAGGAATTTCAACATGTGTCACACACTTATTGTACATACTTGACTCACAGCTTCGACAGAAACAAAGTCAtaaaatagactgtataataactGTACAAACAATATACTATAATTATACTGAAAATACAGTGAATATTATCATATGTACAAATGCAAGGCCTATCACTTCACGCCTCTCATCTCTAACAGTATACAAGAAACTCATGGCAGTAACTTTACATGAAGTGTCATTTTCCCATTGTGCTTCATAGCTGTGTGCTCTGGTCAGGTGAGCTGGTCCTGAGTGTGAGGAGTCAGAGTccaaagaaaacagcagcagtgtctGTGGCTGACAGAATATCAAGGTgggatgaaaaagaagaagtagtTCATAGACTGGGCTCTCTAAAAGTTCTCCTGCACTCCATGACCCCTGCTCCAGGGGGTCGATCACAGTTGTGTGTCAGTTTCACCAGGTTGGGGGTGAGGCGATCGTATGCGAGCTTGTACTCCCGATCGAAAGCATCTGAAAGAAGAACAAAGGGAGGTTAACAGTGTAGACAATGTGTCACCTTTagctgtccattttttttttaacagtctaTCGTCtgtctttttcattcttttgtaCTTACTGatattaatgttgtgttttcccaAAGCCACCAGAGCAAGGAACAATAGATCCCGATACAGACTCCttaacagaaagaagaaaactgtCAGACCTTCCATTCACATCATCATCTTTCACACGTGGTGTTATACTGACATCTTTGTTCCCTTACCTCTGTCTTTTAAAACCCAGCTCTGGCCCCAGCAGCTGGATGATTTGGCTCATGGGTTGATAAACATCACTCTTCTTAATGCTCCTCacaaaactctgcagcagctccacagtGAAAAGCTGCCCTTCTTCACAGAGCCCCGAGCGTACCAGTGAGTTAGCACCTGCAAAGAGCAAGAGATAAAAGTCACCCTGATCAAAGACTCATTCATCTCCATGACTGAAAATCAACTCTGAAGGTTTTACCCTGATTAGCAGTGGCATGACTAAAAGGAATCCTGAACTGAATTATGCATGATCCTCTTAGTTACTTTATATGCATTATTTAATTTGCATGTAAATTTCTGACCTTGATCAAACTTAGTAGTGCTGCCAGCAGAACTTTTTTTATGAAAGTCATTTTTCTTGTTCAAACAAATTATACCCTTTATCTGTTCAGgtaaaaacataataaacttACAGTGTGTGTTCCACAAGACATAGCAGGGTTGGACTTTGTCTTGGTGCAGCTTCAAGTTGTCCCACATAATCCTCACAAGCACATGCTTACTGTCCTCGGAGGTGACGCTCTGAGGAGTCTGCAAGGTGGAAACAAAAGGAAGATTAACTTCTAACTCTGGaggtttttttcattttgtaattcTCTTTTTATTGAGATATCTTGTCATTATAACACGTTTcaatacatcttaaaaacatgacattttctttcttttctaataaagtaaaaacaataaaacgaaAAAACAACCTGATAATAGGATGTCGTTTACACATCTGGTGAGAATTTACTTTTATGAAAATATACATCCAAATACCTCAATTCTaaaatcacttttcttttttcagttataTAAGTCAACTGGCCCTTCTTTAAAATTGCACTTTAGGGAACAGCCATATAAGCCAAGAGACAGGACcagaagaaaagtaaataaataatataagtaaataaaataaataaagtaaaataaaaatacaacaagattaatataataaatgaaaattgtGATAATAATGATGGTGATAATAATATACACAATACTGGCGATATAACATACATTAACAATATGAATACCAATGACTCTGGAGGTTTTAATACCTGTATATAAATGAAAGTAGAAAGTTCAAgtgtatgaaaaaataaatatgttccCAATCACTTTAGGTTTCATCAATGAGATTCTTCGTGCATAAATTGTTGTTGCAGTATGTTTTTTAAACGACCACTGGGGGTCACCAAAGTCCAATTATTTTTCAACCAAAGAAGTAAAAGGTTTAAAGGAATAATCCATATCCATGGAACTAtgcatgtttgatttattgCAGACAATGAAATGAGTAAATCAGTACGACTCTCTTAGTGTCAACATGAAGTTGTTCTGTTCACATACTCAGAACAAAAATGTGTATGTCTTAATGAAGGCATGAaaaagccaaaataaaaaaaaaaaaggtgtaattATCCTTTAACAAAAAGTTATATGAAGGAAGTCTTATGATCAACAGGCTGATCTTCACCTGGTCTCCATTGCTGCAGTGATGAGAGGCCAGGATAAGAGCCGGAAGGTTACTCGGCATTTCCAGCCTCCTGAAGTACCACAACAGGTTCCAGAAGACGATTGGGTGTTGGTCCACAATGCTTGGGGAGGAGATGGCCTGATCACCCTCATTAACGAGGAGGCTCTCCAGCTCCTTCCACAGCACCAGTGGGCTTATGTAGGGCACCGTCACTGGAGCTGGCACTGAGACTGGGGCTGAGGCTGATGCTTGATCTCTCTGCCCAGCACTCCCActgctctgctgctcctgcaggCGGGCCGACGATGATTCAGCTGTGCAGTCCGCCGCAGTAGACATTTTGGCCTCTGGATTGAGTTCCGCTGACGTGACCTCCTCTGTAACAGGATTAGTTTCCTCAGAAGACCTGAAGGGAGACA carries:
- the slc24a1 gene encoding sodium/potassium/calcium exchanger 1; amino-acid sequence: MHVVHTLSSPSDFKESTTTESPSPTTNRTFVQCIFVAPEPEQETPTAPPAPPVTTITPASPGDAPHIKGEYPKDIFSVEDRRQGWVVLHIIGMMYMFISLAIVCDEFFVPALGVITDKLAISDDVAGATFMAAGGSAPELFTSLIGVFIAHSNVGIGTIVGSAVFNILFVIGMCALFSREVLRLTWWPLFRDVSFYIFDLILLILFFLDNVIMWWESMMLVTSYTVYVIFMKFNVQLERAFKTQLHKHKNIVKIIAVEEEEKLKPSLQRGGSSASLHNSTMRNTIFQLMIHTLDPLGEGKFKDKAVSLNNVARRTEERKTQDKSEDAGGKSEQTKEPEATPATQAEKEKQPEDKKEDVPGGEGEDDKGGSEDSDSDDDDDSDEDSDESSEDEEEEDEKEEEPLSLAWPDTLPKQATYLFLLPIIFPLWLTVPDVRNQKSRKFFAVTFLGSILWIAVFSYLMVWWAHQVGETIGISEEIMGLTILAAGTSIPDLITSVIVARKGLGDMAVSSSVGSNIFDITVGLPVPWLLYSVFHGFAPVAVSSNGLFCAIVLLFIMLLIVIISIASCKWSMNKTLGSTMFLLYFIFLVLSVMLEDRIIVCPVSI